DNA from Pelodiscus sinensis isolate JC-2024 chromosome 1, ASM4963464v1, whole genome shotgun sequence:
TTTCCTCACATGAGATCATCGTTGATTAATATTGAGTtcttggagactccaggacaatcatGGAGGATTGGCAACCCTGCCTGCAACACAAGCCATCTTCTCTCAAGAAGAAACACCTACAAGCGGAcatttcccagctctgcccctctctgCTTTCTTACTCCATTTTATTACTTTGGGTTCATTACAAATCTCCATTTCCCCTGCCTTGTAGGTCATTGTATCTATTCCTCTTCCCTCCATATCTTGTTCCCCCTCCATCTCTGGTCCTCATTCTCTGGCCCCAATCAGTTCTCCCCTCTCTCCATCCCTTATTCTCTACCCCATTTGCTTCCCCACTTCCCCCAGATTCATTTCCTACTTTGAAATGGGGCCAGAACAGCGAGGGTAATGCCCACTGGAAGAACACCAAGCCTTGCATCCCACCCAGTGTAGGATGGAAAGTTCAtagttgggagaggagaggaatcaGAGCAAATCTGAGTGGTATTTGATAAGGGAGCAAACAATCATGAGTTAAAAGCTACTGCAAAAACAAACCCTCGGGTGCCTGCACTGGCATTCTCTGAAATCACAGCCTGCTCCcaatcctcctcctgctccatttGTAAATAAAAGCCTGAGACACTGCGGAGAGTTTTATTTTCCTCTGCCTCATGCACAGGCCACAAGATAAATGATCCACACCCCTGCTTATTtctctgtggggaaaaaatccctccttcccccaccccacagctctgcattGCTCAAGCTATAGGGTGACTCATGGGAATGCAAACATTCGCATTGTCCTCCTGAGTGCCACATCAAATGCAGAGCTGAGCCGTGGCGGGAAACAAACCTCCTAGTCACAGCAAGTTCTGCTCTCACCTGCAAAGTGGCAGCAACACAGgcagccccagagggagggccACCAAAACACCCCTGGTTTAGCTTTGTGTCAACAAGAGCAGCGAAGGACACAGACAATAATAGACCCAGAGCAAGGTTCTAGACATCACTGGTCCTATAATGCAAAGGTTTCTGGCCGGAGGTCCAGTGCAATTCaaatctgctatttattttgatttcagtAGGACCAAGCAGAGCTAATCTAccatgccaggtgctgtacatgtattatttgtattaccatactAGGGATGTCATGGActaggccccattgtgctaggtgctgcacaagaACGAAAGACAGGCCTGCCATGAAGAGCTGGCGATCTTCCAATGGGATCCATCATCACACAGTGCAGCGtcttcacacagctcacagcttccttgccagaggacattgtgcaGACCAAAACCAtcacaggattcaaaaaagagctaggtgcattcatggagggtaggtccaccaatggccattaggcaagatgggcagggatagtgttcctagcctctgtttgcagatGCTGGTAATGGGCAACGGGATGGATCACGCAACGatatcctgttctgttcactccctctggggcactggcatTGGtttctgttggcagacaggacattgggctagacagacctttggtctggccttgtatggccgttcttatgggagACTCACTTTCTGTCCCAGGCCAATCCCTGACTTCTCTGGGTTTCTGTTTGCGGTCTGTACAAAGCTGCTAAtaacccttccctcccactgAGGTGCGGCCTTGAGACTAACAGGCACCAATTTTCTGAGGACGCTGGATCGCTGTCCCCTAAGACAGGCAAAGTACCCTTAGCTTAGTCATTCAGGAAAGTGTTTAGAGAGACAGTGGCAAGACAGACATTtctgccagccctggcctcccacCCAGCTGGGTACTCAGCTTCCAGGCTGCCTATTACCTTCCCTTCTTCCACTTCCCAGGCTACAGCCTCCTAGTCCCATATGCacttccttttcctctcccctcagccatCCGAGCCTCTTCTAGAGGCTGAAATGGGCACCCCCAGGAACACCCCGATCTCAGTCCTTTCCCACCAGCCCGTGCTGAGCCACCCTAGTGGGGTCAGTGCAGAATGGTCCCAGTTTTGGGTGCTCTCTCCTGTGCCCACAGCAACTCGCCCAGGGAACCAAAAATCTCAGGTTCCATCTACCTCCCTCCGGGGGTGAGATTAGCAATGGCCCAATGCCACCACGGTTGCTGAGTGTGCTGCATTCTCTGACTCCTTCCTTCAGGCCCTGCTACCaccagagaggaagggggagcggctgggaagAGAGCACTGGAGGGACAGCAGCACTTCCCAGGCAGAGTCCAAACAACTGGGGGTGGCTGGTGATCTAAAATTAAGAAACAGCTGCTTCCATGTGTGGCTGTTCCATAGCCATAGCAAATCTTCCTGGGTTCTCCCAGTCAACGTTCCTTCtaacccaggggtaggcaataatttgtaatgggggcccactcccaagattttggtctgggagggagttgtgacctgcaagaagtggggagaggggttacagagggtttgggtggtggcttggggcaggtagttgggggggaaaagggagtggggtgccagaggcaggctctgactgggaggcgcttaccgAGGTGGCTTCCagtcagcagctctgcaggaacctgaCACAGGCCCTATGCTTGTGTGCTGGgcaggctctgctccagcacggGGAGAGACTgggagtgaggaggcttcatttACTGACCTGTCCTTCAGCAACATTTCTCAGCTCCagttggccagaaactggccagtgggagctgagggattttgctggaggcaggggcaccaCACAAAGCTTTCTTCTCCCTGCCCAGACTGCTTAGCAAATATCAGCTTgctgtttaaagtggctgctgctgctgtttagtAAGAGTGCCGGCAAggtgctgtgggctggatctggcccactagTCACTTCTTGCCCATCCttgctctaatcttttccatccatgtgcagaataaatgtttatgtgcactaagccatgtgtgaatgtgcaccaccagtagaaacaaacacctagctgtgggcattctgctaattagctgggagGAActcgaatctctcctgagcaccCGTACAAGTACACACCTTGCAGGGAATACCTCTCCCAGTCACCAGTGCAGCAGCTGAAGCTTTTGCCCTGCTTCAGCAcaaggggctggactagatgaccccttgaggtcccttccagccccacatttCTATGGATTCTACTGGGCTCTAATGTCAGTGGCTGGATAATTATAACCACTTGAAACAGAAACAAACACCCGTTTGTCTTATAACCATCCCTTTCATTGTCACTTTATTTAATTCAATTCAtatttttttgaagaaaacccATTTCATAGATAAATGTATTTTTAAGGACCAGAAAGGTCACAGACCCTATATTGCTAACAAGTCTCTTTCAGCTACACCGTATGCTATGTGGCCGTAGATTTATTAAAATGCAGAACGGTTTACCGTGGTTAGGGAATGCTGCTTGGCTCTCTGTGTGATATACACCTGCTTGGTCCTGGGGGCAGAGATTAGTGGGAGCTGCTCTCTAGCTTCTCTAAGATTGGGAGGCATCCCCGCTCAGAGCATCATTAGGCTCCCGGCCACACATGCCTAGAGAGAGGCTAACAGACGCAGAGGGACAAATCAAACAATCTGATTGGCTCATCTCCCCATCATTCATTCTCTGTTGTAGTGAAAGAGGCACCTCCACACACTGGTGCTAGGTCACAGCACCAATGATCTGGACTCTAGGGGGTGGAAGAAGTGCCCTTGCCTTGTGCTCCCACCCAGTCCCCTAACTGTGCCATGCTCCGCCATAGTCAGGAGCACGAGCACTGCTGAGCTGTGGGCACCACACCCCTTGATCTCCATATCCATTTATCTGCAATTTCATATGATGTTCCAACATCACAGTAACAGAACTTGCAGCGCCCACATGCATCCCATGCTCCCTTGCACTGGAGCAAAGGATTCTGGGACACATGTAAGCCCTTCCATCGGCCAATCCCCTGTCCTTTGGAGGACAAGGAGATGGCAACTTAGAAACTGGTGCAAAGTGATCCGAGATTGACCTGTTGGCGAGTGTCCAGAGCTGTCACATGACTATTCTGGCCTGCTAGTGTCCTCTGCCTTTGTCCTTGTGGCTGTCTCTTAGCAGGACAGAGCCATGTGCTGGCCCCTCCAAGAAGAGTTGGATTAGGCCAGGAAAAGCAGGTGCCGGTAGCTGTGCACGTCCTTGCAACAGTGTCCCTGTCCTGCTCAAATCACAGACACTCTATTCTTAATGTACACATGGTAGGGGTCGCTCCGCTTGTCCACCTTCCTGGACTTGGTGTACCCCAGAATCAAACTCCCCACTGTGGCGGCAAACAGGATCATCACAAACAAGATGTACATGTAGGAATAGTCATCCTTGCTGGCCAGCTTAGCTTGACTGCTATTTGTCTGCCCCATGGCCTGCTCTGCCTGGCACTGGATGGCACCATGAAGTGTTTGGTTCAGGGCCTTCAGCACCGAGTGCAGGCTTTGGTACCATGTCTCCGTCAGGTTCCATGCCTCCATGGCCTCGCAACTCCAAGGAAACTTTCTGCAGGgacaaagggggaaaagggaTTTCAGCTGGATGTCAGCGGGGGCCAGGTACACAGTACAGACCCACTGCAGTGAGTCTCAGAGAGCAGGGTAACTACCTGGGCTTGTGCTGCAGGTCTACATAGAGCAGTGTAGACGCTTAGGCCTGGGCTCTGAAACTTGGTGACTGGTGAGTCTCAGTGCCTGGGCTGCAGCCGGAGTCTGAATGCCTACACTGCTAGTTTTAGCCCTGCAGCATGGGCCTGAGTCCGCTGCCCTAGGCTCTGAGACATATTgtctgagggaaggggggggcgggagagaaggGGTTGCACTTTATTTAGCAAAGGTTTGGGGGCGCTTACAGGTCACAGCACAGGGCAGCATCATTGCTGCAAGGGATCATACTGGCTGATCAGCACCCAACGTAAAACGGGTGCATATTGTTGAGACGGGATCAACGTGCATTTCTCAAACAATATAACACTATGACGCCACCTTCCCCTGCCTGATCCCAAAGCGTAATCCCAGTGCACCACTAGCCACAGGCCCACAGCACCACTGCAATGCAGCCTCCTCTGGTGTGCAGCACAGCAACCCAACAGCACACAGAGGGGACATTTTGGTCAGGAACCCTTTGGAAAACTCCTGATGTGGGGGAATTCTGCTCccttgctctggggctgcagggggccctGGCAGCAAGGCccactgcagagggagggggcaggatctGTGGAGTCCATAGAGAAGCTTTGGTGAAGGCCTTACACGGACTCTCTCTGCTTGGCTCTGTAGACAGACTGAGCTGGGGTgccactggggcaggagggtctCACACCACATGGCTTCACCAGCCCTAAACCCAGGTGTAGAGGGGACTGTGGAGCATAAGCAGAGCCCACTGACAGGACTGCCTCTTTAGGCCTGGTGGGGTGGGAATATATTAGAGTTGGGCACAGTTGGAAGGATTTTCCCTCCTCAAAAGTGCCATGAGATGAGGCGCCATTGGCCCTCCCTCAGAAGGAggaagggtggggctggccctgcagccctgggcctgtTGCTCCAGGGAGGTTCAGGGAGTGCCTGCATCCCGGCTCTGTGCCCCACACTGCATACGCCAAAGCGGTGGTGATCACCCGCTGGGTGGGGCCCTCAGCAGAGGTTCTCGTATTTCTGCTCCCTGCTTTGCGCTGCCGCTCGGGTAGCCACCCTGGGGACTCTCCTTCCGCCAAGAGTGAAAAGCTGCAGATTGGTCTTTTCcttccccagccaaggctttgCTTCAGCCAGCCTGCCGAGGGCCTCTGCAGCAGTACGCAGCACAGGGGATGCCACCCAGCAAGGTCAACACCTCCAGCCCACATGGTCCCTGTAACTGGGTGGTCTGCAGTGCTAACACAATGCTCCCTTCACTGCCCAGGAAGGGCACCAGCGTAAGACCCAGGCTAGAGAGGCATGTGATCTGCCCCTGTCCATTATGCGCTGGAGCCGCCGGAACAGTCATCCCTCTGGGCCTAGCCCCACGTCAGGTAAGGAAGAGTAAATTCTTTGTACTCACATAGTGACTCCCATTCCAAGGGCCATGTGGTGGTGGCATCAGCCCCGTGATGGAGATGGAGAGATCCCGAAGGCCACACCAGAAGTCACAGATATCCACAGTCAGGTCCCCTGGGGACAGTTGCTCTCAGAGACCGACTAGGCCTGTAGCGTGGGTagctctctcccctctccagcgGTCCATTGGCAGAGTGGGGTGGAGGAGCCGGCCACGTCACTGCCTTCACGGGGCCCGTCCTGTGAATGGAGAGAGCATGAGTCTTCCGGGATGTTGATCAGGTTCCTCAAACTGGCACTATCATCCAGCTAAACTAAACATGACTATGGgagagctctctggggcaggcacCAGCGTCTTGGTTCTGCGTCCGTACAGCACTGAGCAAAACAGGGCCCCGACCTTTCACTGGGGCTCTTGTTCAACCCATCCAGACCACAAGGGTGCTAGAGACACTGAGCGAATGGATCCGATCACTTAACTCAAGCCGTAGAGGCAGATGCTTTTCCATTCAGAGCGTCACTCCCAGCAGACAAACCACGCAGGTTACTATCCCGTCAGGCACCACGTAATGCAACAAACCAACCACCTGATCAAACCTCCCAAGCCTCTCTTGAGAAAAACTTTTGTTTGCCTCAGGGCTAGGCTTTGAGTTTGCTCCGGCTCTAGcggctccccagcctggagctagTCTGCTCTTCCCAACATACTGCTGTTTTCTAAGAAAACCAGAAAGGAGTAAAAGTGTAACAAACCAAACAGTGAATC
Protein-coding regions in this window:
- the KCNE3 gene encoding potassium voltage-gated channel subfamily E member 3; translated protein: MALGMGVTIKFPWSCEAMEAWNLTETWYQSLHSVLKALNQTLHGAIQCQAEQAMGQTNSSQAKLASKDDYSYMYILFVMILFAATVGSLILGYTKSRKVDKRSDPYHVYIKNRVSVI